Proteins found in one Lutimonas zeaxanthinifaciens genomic segment:
- a CDS encoding TonB-dependent receptor, whose amino-acid sequence MKTKLAIILFFVLCTQYIMGQTATLKGKVLDSINRPIENATVSIGNLGTVTDVKGSYEIKVPANKNITVRYGHVSFNSFSKTFRIQRGKTLYFSPRLFSKTESIDEVIIIDERASTQGLVAIEGKTAQIIPSANQGIESVLKTLPGVNFNNELSTQYNVRGGSFEENLVYVNGIEIYRPFLVRSGQQEGLSFVNPELTQNVDFSAGGFQAKYGDKLSSVLDITYRKPSRFGASFEASFLGASASVEGLSKDEKFKVLVGARYRNNSLFLNSNDVDANFNPNFTDVQAYLSYDFTEKFSLDFLGSYSLNNYNMTPRSRQTNFGTLTNPLSLVVSYQGKEEDQYETLFGALKGNYIFSDNVSASLTASTYSTKEQEYYDILSFYGLGKVDANFGSDDFGDSNFVQSIGSQLDHARNNLKAQISNVKLTADWRLNSNLFEFGAKYQHENIKDRINEWQVVDSAGFSLRPPYLLPVNDEPYEPYTGPIVPFININAENDVTIERLSGFAQWSRKSYIGDHPVWYNLGVRAQHWTISGKGLQSQDYTVVSPRGQFSIKPNWDHDMLFRVSGGLYYQPPFYRELRDSLGTVHPEVKAQKSVHIVLGHDYSFSLWNRPFKLVSEVYYKNLTDVNPFTIDNVKIRYRAKNNAIAYAAGVDLRLNGEFVPGTESWFSIGYLQTEENIDDRGYISRPTDQRFKFALLFQDYVPSVPSLKMYLNLVYNTGVPGGSPSYADPYDYQNRLKAYFRSDLGISYIFVDLNNPPKANWQKSFKHLSAGLELFNMFDNQNTITNTWVRDISADRYVAIPNYLSGRVLNLKIAMRF is encoded by the coding sequence TTGAAAACCAAGCTTGCCATCATTCTTTTTTTTGTTCTTTGCACTCAATATATTATGGGGCAAACGGCTACCTTAAAAGGCAAGGTGTTGGACAGCATTAACAGGCCTATAGAAAATGCAACGGTAAGTATTGGAAACCTTGGAACCGTAACGGACGTTAAAGGATCCTATGAAATAAAAGTGCCTGCCAATAAAAATATCACAGTGAGGTATGGCCATGTTTCCTTTAACAGCTTTTCAAAAACCTTTAGAATACAGCGTGGCAAAACACTCTATTTCTCTCCAAGATTATTTTCTAAAACAGAATCAATTGATGAGGTGATCATTATTGACGAAAGAGCCAGTACTCAGGGACTGGTTGCTATTGAAGGTAAAACGGCACAAATCATTCCAAGTGCCAACCAAGGCATTGAAAGTGTTCTAAAAACGTTACCCGGTGTCAATTTCAACAATGAATTAAGTACACAATACAATGTTCGTGGAGGAAGTTTTGAAGAAAACCTGGTCTATGTCAACGGTATAGAAATTTACCGTCCTTTTTTGGTTCGCTCGGGCCAACAGGAAGGATTGAGCTTTGTAAATCCTGAACTCACACAGAACGTTGATTTTTCTGCCGGAGGTTTTCAAGCCAAATACGGTGATAAATTGTCCTCGGTTCTTGATATAACATATCGAAAACCATCAAGGTTTGGAGCAAGCTTTGAAGCCAGCTTCCTGGGGGCATCAGCTTCCGTTGAAGGGTTATCAAAGGATGAAAAATTCAAGGTTCTTGTTGGGGCAAGGTACAGGAACAATAGTCTGTTTCTCAATAGTAATGATGTCGATGCAAATTTCAATCCTAACTTTACAGATGTACAAGCTTATCTTTCCTATGATTTTACCGAAAAGTTCTCTCTCGATTTTTTAGGAAGTTACTCCCTGAACAACTATAATATGACACCAAGGTCGAGACAAACTAATTTTGGAACCTTGACCAATCCTCTGTCTCTAGTGGTTTCCTATCAGGGAAAAGAAGAAGATCAATATGAAACCCTGTTCGGAGCCTTGAAGGGCAACTATATATTTTCCGATAATGTGTCGGCTTCCCTGACAGCCTCGACCTATAGCACAAAAGAACAGGAGTATTATGATATTCTTTCATTTTACGGATTAGGAAAAGTGGATGCCAATTTCGGGTCAGATGATTTTGGTGATTCAAACTTTGTGCAGTCTATAGGATCTCAACTTGATCATGCAAGAAACAATCTAAAAGCTCAAATCAGCAACGTTAAGCTTACGGCTGATTGGAGGCTGAACTCGAATTTGTTTGAATTCGGCGCGAAATACCAGCACGAGAATATAAAAGACAGGATCAATGAATGGCAAGTTGTAGACTCTGCCGGATTTTCCCTTCGTCCACCGTATTTATTACCGGTAAATGATGAGCCTTACGAACCTTATACAGGTCCTATAGTTCCCTTTATTAATATAAATGCAGAAAATGATGTCACCATTGAACGATTATCAGGATTCGCTCAATGGAGCCGAAAATCTTATATTGGAGATCATCCGGTTTGGTACAACCTTGGTGTAAGAGCTCAACACTGGACTATTAGCGGTAAAGGGCTTCAGTCACAGGACTACACTGTGGTAAGTCCAAGGGGTCAGTTTTCCATAAAGCCCAACTGGGATCATGATATGCTTTTCAGGGTATCGGGTGGTCTTTATTACCAACCCCCGTTTTACCGTGAACTTAGGGATTCACTGGGCACGGTCCATCCTGAGGTTAAGGCACAAAAATCTGTACATATTGTCTTAGGCCATGATTACAGTTTTTCACTTTGGAACAGGCCGTTTAAATTAGTGAGTGAAGTTTATTATAAAAATCTGACTGATGTAAATCCATTCACAATCGACAATGTGAAAATCAGGTATAGGGCAAAAAATAACGCTATTGCCTATGCCGCGGGTGTGGATTTAAGGCTTAATGGTGAATTTGTTCCGGGAACGGAATCCTGGTTTAGCATCGGGTACCTGCAAACAGAAGAAAATATAGATGACAGAGGATATATATCCAGGCCAACGGACCAGCGTTTCAAATTTGCCTTGCTTTTTCAGGATTATGTCCCCTCGGTACCCAGTTTAAAAATGTATTTGAACCTTGTCTATAATACAGGTGTGCCTGGTGGTTCCCCCTCCTATGCCGATCCTTATGATTATCAAAACAGGCTTAAGGCTTATTTTCGATCTGATCTTGGAATCTCTTACATTTTTGTTGATTTAAACAATCCTCCAAAGGCAAATTGGCAAAAATCATTCAAACATCTGTCTGCCGGACTTGAACTGTTCAACATGTTCGATAATCAGAATACAATTACAAATACCTGGGTAAGAGATATTTCAGCAGATCGCTATGTGGCCATACCCAATTACCTCAGTGGCCGGGTTCTCAATCTCAAAATTGCCATGAGATTCTAG
- a CDS encoding ABC transporter ATP-binding protein — MENILVAENIVKNFGSFKALNQVSLEVPKGSIFGLLGPNGAGKTTFIRIINQITLPDEGMVYFDGRPLAPDDVHYIGYLPEERGLYKRMKIGEQALYLAQLKGMSKQDARHKLRFWFEKFDIGPWWNKKVEELSKGMAQKLQFIITVLHEPKLLIFDEPFSGFDPINANLIKEEILSLQKQGASIIFSTHRMESVEELCEYIALIHQSNKVLDGKLIDIKRKYKTNTFEVGLATDDKILLESELKEKFELSRASFKSLEDDLKVNIKLNNGSTSSDLIRFLNSRASITHYNEVIPSANDIFIQTVNMNS; from the coding sequence ATGGAGAATATTTTAGTGGCCGAAAATATTGTGAAGAATTTTGGCAGCTTTAAGGCCTTAAATCAAGTTTCTCTTGAGGTTCCCAAAGGAAGTATTTTTGGTCTCCTTGGTCCAAACGGTGCGGGAAAAACGACATTTATCCGAATCATCAATCAGATCACACTCCCGGATGAAGGTATGGTTTATTTCGATGGAAGGCCACTTGCACCTGATGATGTGCATTATATAGGATATCTTCCCGAGGAAAGAGGCCTGTATAAAAGAATGAAAATAGGGGAGCAGGCCCTCTACCTGGCTCAGTTGAAAGGGATGTCCAAACAGGATGCGAGACATAAGCTTAGATTTTGGTTCGAGAAGTTTGATATTGGCCCGTGGTGGAATAAAAAGGTAGAAGAGTTGTCGAAAGGAATGGCGCAGAAACTCCAGTTTATTATTACTGTACTTCATGAACCTAAACTACTTATTTTTGATGAACCATTCAGCGGATTTGACCCTATCAATGCCAATTTGATCAAAGAGGAAATTCTAAGCTTGCAAAAGCAGGGAGCTTCGATCATTTTTTCGACGCACAGAATGGAATCGGTCGAGGAACTTTGTGAGTATATCGCCCTGATTCACCAGTCAAATAAGGTACTCGATGGTAAACTGATCGATATAAAGAGAAAGTATAAGACAAATACTTTTGAAGTGGGCCTTGCTACCGATGATAAAATTTTGCTCGAATCAGAGCTAAAAGAAAAGTTTGAATTGAGCCGGGCCAGTTTTAAGTCACTTGAGGACGACCTTAAGGTTAACATAAAGCTTAATAATGGCAGTACCTCTTCAGATTTAATAAGATTTTTGAACAGCCGTGCCTCAATTACACATTACAACGAAGTCATACCCAGCGCAAATGATATTTTTATCCAAACGGTTAATATGAATTCCTGA
- a CDS encoding RNA polymerase sigma factor codes for MQDEKVFIARLKDPKTRDLSYRELVSEHKERLYWHIRKIVLNHDDTDDILQNTFIKVFKNLNGFKGDSQLYSWMYRIATNESITFLNKKARTLNISSEGLQQKMAEKLEDDVYFNGDEIQLKLQKAISSLPQKQRLIFNMRYFDDLKYEEISEILETSVGGLKASYHHAKKKIENYLLNSFD; via the coding sequence GTGCAGGACGAAAAAGTGTTTATCGCCAGGTTAAAAGATCCCAAAACCAGGGATCTATCCTATCGCGAATTGGTTAGTGAGCATAAAGAAAGGCTTTACTGGCACATACGAAAGATTGTTTTAAATCACGATGACACAGATGATATTCTACAAAATACATTTATTAAAGTGTTTAAAAATCTGAATGGGTTCAAAGGAGATAGCCAATTATACTCCTGGATGTATAGAATAGCAACGAACGAGTCGATTACATTTCTAAATAAAAAGGCTCGAACACTTAATATCAGTTCTGAAGGGTTGCAACAAAAAATGGCAGAAAAGCTTGAGGATGATGTTTATTTTAACGGAGATGAAATTCAATTGAAGTTACAAAAGGCGATATCATCATTACCACAAAAACAAAGGCTGATATTTAATATGAGATACTTTGATGATCTAAAATATGAAGAGATTTCAGAAATACTTGAAACTTCTGTAGGTGGGTTAAAAGCTTCCTATCATCACGCTAAAAAAAAAATTGAAAACTACTTATTGAATAGTTTCGATTAA
- a CDS encoding ABC transporter permease — translation MNKLKLIIQREFLAKVRNRTFIIMTFLSPILMIGMIALVTLLTKSSIEKKSMVAFVDESGLFSGDDFNKDKSISFENLSDIGLEKAKIIVDESSHEGLLYIPSYDKIEDIASNIQFFSEDSPSMITISTLESLIDKKLETEKMKLLEIDLVKLEASRVDVNIKMSNFSGVKSSKLINGLKIGIGMGAGYLIMMFILIYGAMVMRSVIEEKTSRIIEVIISSVKPFQLMLGKIFGTALAGLTQFITWGLLMLVIFIGSSYFFGVDLHSGDMAVQPLSVQQMGTDQMDQIAQNETQAIFDELMQLPLISTFVYFILYFVLGYLLYSSLYAAIGAAVDNETDTQQFMLPIMLPLMLGVYIGFATVINDPHGTIATVFSIVPFTSPIVMLMRIPFGVPMWQILTSLLLLLMSFLAVVWVAAKIYRVGILMYGKKINYKELIKWVRY, via the coding sequence ATGAATAAGTTAAAGTTAATAATACAAAGGGAATTTCTGGCGAAAGTAAGAAATCGAACCTTTATCATCATGACCTTTTTGAGCCCGATTTTAATGATTGGTATGATCGCACTCGTTACGCTTTTGACAAAGAGCAGTATTGAGAAAAAAAGTATGGTCGCTTTTGTAGATGAATCAGGTCTTTTTAGTGGAGACGATTTTAATAAAGATAAATCGATAAGTTTTGAAAATTTGTCTGATATCGGATTGGAAAAGGCTAAAATTATTGTAGACGAATCTTCACATGAAGGGCTGTTGTATATTCCTTCTTATGATAAAATTGAGGACATAGCCAGCAATATACAGTTCTTTTCAGAGGATTCCCCAAGTATGATTACGATTTCAACTTTAGAATCCCTGATCGATAAGAAGCTCGAGACCGAAAAAATGAAGCTATTGGAAATTGATCTGGTCAAACTCGAGGCCTCAAGAGTTGATGTTAATATTAAAATGTCAAATTTTAGTGGGGTAAAATCGTCCAAGCTGATTAATGGTTTAAAGATCGGAATTGGAATGGGAGCAGGATATCTGATCATGATGTTTATACTTATCTATGGTGCTATGGTTATGCGAAGCGTGATTGAGGAGAAAACAAGCAGGATCATTGAAGTGATTATTTCATCGGTTAAGCCATTTCAGCTTATGCTGGGTAAGATCTTTGGGACGGCTCTTGCAGGTTTGACCCAGTTTATAACCTGGGGGTTATTGATGTTGGTTATCTTTATAGGTAGTTCTTACTTTTTTGGAGTCGACTTGCACAGTGGTGACATGGCGGTTCAGCCATTGAGTGTGCAGCAAATGGGGACTGACCAAATGGATCAGATTGCTCAAAACGAAACACAAGCTATATTTGATGAGTTAATGCAGCTTCCTTTAATAAGTACTTTTGTTTATTTTATTCTTTATTTTGTGCTGGGTTACTTATTGTACAGCTCACTTTACGCCGCTATCGGTGCCGCGGTAGATAATGAAACGGACACACAGCAGTTTATGCTCCCGATTATGCTTCCGCTGATGCTTGGGGTTTACATAGGTTTTGCCACTGTGATTAATGATCCGCATGGAACCATTGCCACAGTGTTTTCCATTGTCCCTTTTACCTCTCCAATAGTCATGCTTATGCGTATACCTTTTGGGGTTCCAATGTGGCAGATATTGACTTCCTTACTACTGTTACTAATGAGTTTTCTGGCCGTTGTCTGGGTAGCTGCAAAAATTTACAGGGTTGGAATCCTTATGTATGGAAAAAAAATTAATTATAAAGAGTTAATTAAATGGGTTCGTTATTAG
- a CDS encoding MarR family winged helix-turn-helix transcriptional regulator, protein MQKEKTIDHALRATWQAVAKTYNERAAKHDSTMSMAMALLYIDAENGTPSTALGPSMGMEATSLSRILKSMEERGLICRVKNPDDGRGVLIKLTALGNEKREISKASVYQFNQCIKDRIDQKKIDHFFEVTDLINELINDKLIFKD, encoded by the coding sequence ATGCAAAAAGAAAAAACCATTGACCACGCCCTGAGAGCCACCTGGCAGGCTGTGGCAAAGACCTATAACGAAAGAGCTGCCAAGCATGACAGTACCATGTCTATGGCAATGGCCCTGTTATATATTGACGCAGAAAATGGCACCCCGTCAACGGCTTTGGGCCCATCGATGGGAATGGAAGCAACGAGCCTTTCACGTATATTGAAGAGTATGGAAGAACGAGGCCTTATCTGTAGGGTAAAAAATCCCGATGATGGCAGAGGGGTATTGATAAAATTAACGGCTTTGGGAAACGAAAAAAGAGAAATCTCAAAGGCCTCTGTTTATCAGTTCAACCAATGCATCAAAGACAGAATTGACCAGAAAAAAATTGATCACTTTTTCGAAGTTACAGATCTGATCAATGAACTCATTAATGACAAACTAATATTTAAGGACTAA
- a CDS encoding sensor of ECF-type sigma factor: MNKKIIICLLLLFSGLTLLAQERGRERIRAFKTAYITQELDLSSEEAEKFWPVYNEYEKKLFELKVLEVKKSMKLIKDSGGPDAINDEEAKRVLNKMLSVEKEASITREKMYVKLSKVLSPQKLLKLYHAENNFNRKLLNEYRKGKSRK; encoded by the coding sequence ATGAATAAAAAAATAATCATTTGTTTGCTACTCCTTTTTTCAGGTTTGACCTTGTTGGCACAGGAAAGAGGAAGAGAAAGGATCAGAGCCTTCAAAACCGCTTATATTACTCAGGAGCTGGATCTTAGTTCTGAAGAAGCCGAAAAATTCTGGCCCGTCTACAACGAGTATGAAAAGAAGCTCTTTGAACTAAAGGTTCTTGAAGTAAAGAAATCAATGAAACTGATCAAAGATTCAGGAGGGCCAGATGCCATTAATGACGAAGAAGCAAAACGTGTTTTAAACAAAATGCTTTCCGTAGAAAAAGAAGCCTCGATTACAAGGGAGAAAATGTATGTAAAGCTCTCTAAAGTTCTTAGCCCTCAAAAACTTTTAAAATTATATCACGCAGAAAATAATTTTAACAGAAAGCTACTCAATGAATACAGAAAAGGTAAATCCCGTAAATAG
- a CDS encoding sigma-54-dependent transcriptional regulator — MPKILIIEDEDAIRRVLIKIIKNENNAYEVEEASDGEEGFELLQNSDYDLVLCDIKMPKMDGVEVLEKSQLIKPEIPFIMISGHGELETAVQTMRLGAFDYISKPPDLNRLLNAIRNALDRKQLVIENKRLKKKVDKNYEMIGEGQEIMKIKAIIEKVAPTDARVLITGENGTGKELVAHWLHQKSERSKSPMIEVNCAAIPSELIESELFGHVKGSFTGANKDRAGKFEAANGGTIFLDEVGDMSLSAQAKVLRALQENKVSRVGSDKDIKVDVRVIAATNKNLKEEISKGRFREDLYHRLAVILINVPALNSRRDDIPKLVDHFSELISEQQGNAKRSFSDGALELLKSYNWTGNIRELRNVVERLLILGDEEISKSDVELFANKN; from the coding sequence ATGCCGAAAATACTAATTATTGAAGATGAAGATGCGATCAGAAGAGTACTGATCAAGATAATTAAAAATGAAAATAACGCTTATGAAGTAGAAGAGGCTTCAGACGGAGAAGAAGGCTTTGAACTCCTTCAGAATTCAGACTACGACCTTGTACTTTGTGATATAAAAATGCCAAAAATGGACGGTGTGGAAGTGCTTGAAAAGTCACAACTCATAAAGCCTGAAATTCCGTTTATTATGATATCCGGCCACGGGGAGCTTGAAACTGCGGTTCAAACCATGAGGCTTGGGGCCTTTGATTATATATCAAAACCTCCAGATTTAAACAGGCTACTCAATGCCATAAGAAATGCACTTGACAGAAAACAGCTTGTGATTGAAAACAAGCGTTTAAAGAAAAAAGTTGACAAGAATTATGAAATGATCGGAGAAGGACAGGAAATCATGAAGATCAAAGCCATCATTGAGAAAGTAGCTCCTACCGATGCCAGGGTGTTGATCACGGGTGAAAACGGAACCGGAAAGGAACTTGTTGCCCACTGGCTTCATCAAAAAAGTGAAAGGTCAAAAAGCCCTATGATTGAGGTGAATTGTGCTGCTATTCCTTCAGAACTTATTGAAAGTGAGTTGTTTGGACATGTTAAAGGGTCTTTTACAGGAGCCAACAAAGACAGGGCCGGGAAATTCGAAGCTGCAAATGGAGGGACAATTTTTCTGGATGAAGTTGGAGATATGAGTCTTTCAGCCCAGGCAAAAGTGCTAAGAGCTCTTCAGGAGAATAAAGTAAGCAGGGTAGGAAGTGACAAGGATATTAAGGTTGATGTTCGCGTGATTGCAGCTACAAACAAGAATTTGAAAGAAGAGATTTCAAAAGGACGTTTTAGAGAGGATTTATATCACAGACTTGCAGTAATACTCATCAATGTTCCCGCCCTAAACAGCCGGAGGGATGATATACCGAAATTGGTTGATCATTTTTCCGAGCTCATTTCTGAGCAGCAGGGTAATGCCAAGAGATCATTTAGTGACGGAGCACTTGAATTACTTAAAAGTTACAACTGGACAGGTAATATCCGCGAGTTACGCAATGTTGTTGAACGTTTGTTGATTCTGGGTGATGAAGAGATCAGTAAATCGGATGTAGAGTTATTCGCCAATAAAAACTGA
- a CDS encoding 3-hydroxyacyl-CoA dehydrogenase/enoyl-CoA hydratase family protein codes for MKKRHIKKVAVIGSGIMGSGIACHFANIGVEVLLLDIVPRELNESEKARNLTLEDSQVRNRIVNDSLKAALKSKPSPIYDQSFSSRITTGNLEDDLKNIKDADWVIEVVVERLDIKKQVFEKIEKYRKKGSLITSNTSGIPIKFMNEGRSEDFQKHFAVTHFFNPPRYLKLFEVVPGPSCKSEVTDFLMMYGEKFLGKTSVLAKDTPAFIGNRIGIFGIMSLFHIVKDMGLTVEEVDKLTGPLIGRPKSATFRTIDVVGLDTLVHTANGVAENAKNDEMQDSFAIPEFISTMMENNWLGSKTKQGFYKKTVDKNGKKEILVLDLDTMEYRMSNKVSFATLGTTKTIEKVIDRFKVLVKGKDKAGEFYRKTLSAIFAYASNRIPEISDELYRIDDAMKAGFGWEHGPFEIWDSIGVEEGLKMMESEGYQPNAWVNEMLAANCKSFYGIDNGTKLYFDLDEAKQIKIPGQDAFIILDNIRESKTIWSNNDASIQHLGDGVLNVEFQSKMNTIGGGVLQAINKGIDLAEEEYEAVILGNQAANFSVGANLAMAFMLAIEQEYDELSMATKMFQDTVMRLKYSAVPTLITPRGMTFGGACEMGLHADKVIAAAETYTGLVEFGVGIIPAGAGTKEMTKRVSELWKKDDVKLNRLRDAFINIAMAKVATSAEEAFDMGYFQKGKDVVVVNADRQIATAKRYAIQMLEDGYTKPVSKKVKVLGQQALGMFLVGTDSLEKGKYASEHDKKIANKLGYVMAGGDLSEPTLVTEQYLLDLEREAILSLLTERKTLERIEHTLKTGKPLRN; via the coding sequence ATGAAAAAAAGACATATTAAAAAAGTAGCCGTGATAGGTTCCGGAATCATGGGATCCGGAATTGCCTGTCACTTTGCCAATATTGGCGTAGAGGTGCTGCTTCTCGACATAGTTCCAAGAGAACTTAACGAGTCAGAAAAAGCAAGGAACCTTACCCTTGAAGACAGTCAGGTTAGAAACAGAATTGTGAATGACAGTTTGAAAGCAGCTTTAAAATCCAAGCCATCCCCTATTTATGATCAGTCTTTTTCATCCAGGATAACTACCGGAAACCTTGAAGATGATCTAAAAAATATTAAAGATGCTGATTGGGTGATTGAAGTAGTTGTTGAGCGATTGGACATTAAGAAACAAGTCTTTGAAAAAATTGAAAAATACAGAAAAAAGGGTTCGCTCATAACTTCAAACACCTCAGGTATCCCTATCAAATTTATGAACGAGGGAAGAAGCGAGGATTTTCAGAAACATTTTGCCGTAACTCATTTCTTTAATCCCCCCAGGTATTTAAAATTATTTGAAGTTGTTCCCGGTCCTTCCTGTAAATCAGAGGTTACTGATTTTTTAATGATGTATGGAGAGAAGTTTTTAGGTAAGACTTCCGTGCTGGCAAAGGATACACCTGCATTTATAGGAAACAGAATTGGAATTTTCGGTATTATGAGTCTTTTTCATATTGTAAAAGACATGGGCCTCACGGTTGAAGAAGTAGACAAATTAACCGGCCCCCTTATTGGAAGGCCTAAATCAGCGACATTCAGGACTATTGATGTTGTAGGACTTGATACTTTGGTCCACACTGCAAATGGCGTAGCAGAAAATGCCAAAAATGATGAAATGCAGGATTCTTTTGCCATTCCTGAATTTATTAGTACGATGATGGAAAACAATTGGTTGGGCAGTAAAACCAAACAAGGTTTCTATAAAAAGACCGTGGACAAAAACGGTAAAAAAGAAATTCTTGTGTTGGACCTTGATACCATGGAATACAGAATGTCAAATAAAGTTTCGTTTGCAACTCTGGGTACAACCAAGACAATTGAAAAAGTAATTGATCGATTTAAAGTATTGGTCAAAGGCAAGGACAAAGCAGGTGAATTCTACCGCAAAACCCTTTCCGCAATTTTTGCATATGCATCGAACAGGATACCTGAAATTTCAGACGAATTGTACCGAATTGATGACGCCATGAAAGCTGGCTTCGGATGGGAACACGGACCTTTCGAAATATGGGATTCTATTGGTGTTGAAGAAGGGCTTAAGATGATGGAGTCAGAAGGATATCAGCCTAATGCATGGGTTAATGAAATGTTGGCTGCGAATTGCAAATCATTTTATGGAATTGATAATGGTACCAAACTTTATTTTGATCTCGATGAAGCAAAACAGATTAAAATACCAGGGCAGGATGCCTTTATCATATTGGATAACATTAGAGAATCCAAAACAATATGGTCAAATAATGATGCTTCAATTCAACATTTAGGTGATGGAGTCTTAAACGTTGAATTTCAGTCAAAAATGAATACAATTGGAGGTGGAGTTTTACAGGCCATTAACAAAGGTATTGATCTGGCTGAGGAGGAATATGAAGCTGTCATACTTGGTAATCAGGCTGCAAATTTTTCGGTTGGTGCCAATCTTGCCATGGCATTTATGCTCGCAATTGAGCAGGAATATGACGAGTTATCCATGGCTACAAAAATGTTCCAGGACACAGTGATGCGATTAAAGTACAGTGCCGTTCCTACTCTTATCACCCCGAGAGGGATGACTTTTGGTGGTGCTTGTGAAATGGGCCTCCATGCAGACAAGGTAATAGCGGCTGCAGAAACCTACACGGGACTCGTCGAGTTTGGTGTTGGTATTATACCAGCCGGAGCGGGAACAAAAGAAATGACCAAACGTGTTTCTGAATTATGGAAGAAAGACGATGTTAAATTAAACAGGTTAAGAGATGCATTTATCAATATAGCCATGGCTAAGGTTGCCACTTCGGCTGAGGAAGCATTTGACATGGGTTATTTTCAAAAAGGCAAAGACGTGGTGGTAGTAAATGCTGACAGGCAGATTGCAACTGCTAAAAGATATGCGATTCAAATGCTGGAAGACGGATATACCAAACCCGTTTCTAAAAAAGTAAAGGTTCTTGGCCAGCAGGCCCTGGGCATGTTTCTTGTGGGTACAGACAGCCTTGAGAAAGGTAAATACGCTTCAGAACACGACAAAAAAATTGCAAATAAACTGGGTTATGTAATGGCCGGAGGTGATCTTTCTGAGCCGACGCTGGTGACTGAACAGTACCTTCTAGACCTTGAAAGGGAAGCTATTTTATCCCTGTTAACGGAACGAAAGACTTTGGAAAGAATTGAACATACCCTTAAGACGGGTAAACCTTTAAGAAACTAA